The sequence AATATATAGTATATTCTCAATAGTTAGCAAGTAGGGATCCTTCGGCTAAAGCCTCAGGATGACATATGCAGTAGCTAGGGTCAAAACATTGTACCTACGACACTTAAATACCCAAGATTAGCTACCCCCGTCATCCTGAGCGCAAGCGAAGGATCTTATGCCTTTACCCAAACTCGCTCAAATCGAGTATTGCCTTTCCCGTCCAACGAACCAACCATCCAACCAATAGCATTCTAACTAAAAAGTTTCAGCTTTCAACCCTCCGCTAGATCAGCTTACCGTATTTCCTGCTTCCATATCTCCATCTATCGTAACTAAATTTAATTCCTTTTTATTCGCTGCAGCTAAGACCATACCTTGAGATTCTACGCCTCTAAGTTTTACTGGTTTTAAATTGCAAACTACTACTACTTTCTTTCCTACTAATTGATCTGGACTATAATATTTTGCAATTCCCGACACAATTTGTCTTGTCTCATGCCCTATCTTAATCTGTAAAACCAAAAGCTTATCTGCATCTGGATGAGCTTTGGCTTCTATGATTTCACCAGTTTTAAGCTGTACTTTTGCAAAATCATCGATGGTGATTTCCTCTATCTCAGGATTTTTTTCTTTTCCTTTGTTCTTTTCTTTCTTTTTTTCAACTTGCTTTTCTTCTTTTTTCTCTTCTTCTTTTATATCAATTCTTGGGAAAAGTTGTTGACCTTTTTTGACTTTTGTTTCTTCTGGGTAAAGGCCAAATTCACTTAAACTATCCCATGTAGCAAGATCTTTATTAACATTGATTTGCTCTAGGAGTTTCTCGGATGTATGAGGCATAAATGGAATAATCATGATGCCAACCATTCTAAGGATTTCACTTAAATTGTAAAGGACTTGTGCAAGTCTTGGTGCCTTTTCTGGATCTTTACCTAGAATCCAAGGTGTCGTCTCATCAATGTATTTATTTGCTCTAGAGACAAGTTTCCATATACTAGTTAAAGCATTGCTAAACTCTAATTTGTCCATATACTTTTCAACTTCTTTTGAAGTCTTTAGGGCCAATTGGGAGATTTCTTTATCTAAGTCATCTCCCTCCCTTGTAGAAGGTATTACCCCATCAAAATATTTTTCCGTCATACTTACTGTACGACTTAACAAATTACCCAAATCATTTGCTAAATCGGAATTCGTACGACTAATCAAAGATTCTTCATTATAGCTCCCATCAGATCCAAATGGCATTTCTCGAAGGACATAATATCTCAGCGCATCTACACCGTATTTTTCAACTAATTGCACAGGGTCAATGACATTCCCCTTAGATTTAGACATTTTCCCACCCTTGAGCAATATCCAGCCATGTCCAAAAACTTGTTTAGGTAGTGGTAAATCAAGAGCCATAAGCATAATAGGCCAGTAAATCGTGTGAAATCTCAGTATATCTTTACCGATAAGCTGAACATCAGCAGGCCAGTATTTTTCCATTAACTGAGGTCTTGAGTTTAGATATCCTAAAGCTGTAATATAATTAGATAAAGCATCAATCCACACGTATACTACGTGACCTGGAGCAAATTCCACAGGGATTCCCCAATCAAATGTAGTACGTGAAACGCATAAATCCTGTAGACCTGGTCTTAAAAAATTATTAAGCATCTCGTTTTTTCGAGACTCTGGTTGAATAAATTCTGGATGACTTTCGATGTATTCAATAAGGCGACCAGCATATTTTGACATTTTAAAGAAATATGCTTCTTCTCTCTCTTGGCTCACGTCTCTACCGCAATCAGGACATTTACCATCTTCTAATTGAGACTCTGTCCAAAAGGATTCACAAGGCGTACAATACCATCCTTCATAATAGGATTTATATATATCTCCTTGATCATATAGTCTTTTGAATATTTTCTGTACAGATTCTATATGATAAGGATCTGTTGTTCGGATAAAGTGATTATAATCAATATTCATCACTTCCCATAATTTTTTAATATCAGCTACAATAGGGTCTACATATTCTTTAGGTGTAATCCCACTTTCTTCAGCCCTTTGCTGAATCTTTTGACCGTGTTCATCCGTTCCCGTCAAAAAGAACACATCATACCCCATTAACTTCTTATACCTACTCATAGCATCAGCCGCTACTGTAGTATAAGTGTGCCCTATGTGAAGCTTGTCACTTGGATAATAAATTGGCGTGGTAATATAAAAGTTTTTGCTCATTGTTAATCTCCTCTACTTGCTATTAATTTATTTTTGTTTTTGTAGTTAAGCTCATTAATTTCGATAGAAAGTGGATTGCTGAAAGCTGAATGCGGAAAGCGGAACTCAATACAAAATCTTCAATGAACAATGAAAAACGAACGTTGAACATTGAACAGTACAAATATGCGACGCTTGTTACTCTTCTAAATTGTTCATTATTCATTGTTCCATATTCATTGCGACGCAAGTCGCATATTTGCTGACCACCTTACAGCTGACCACCTGACCACCTGCTTTTATAAAAAAAATCTCCCATCCTACAAAGGACGAAAGATTTGCTTTCGTGGTACCACCTTATTTTACAAATACATTGCTGTATTTGCCTCAATTGTGCATTCACATGACTTAACGCTGCCGGCGGTATGGGCTTAAAATTGGTAAAATATTCTCACCCAAACAGTTCAGGGGCCATCTTCTATTATTCATCGATTATCAGCTTTCACCTAACCTGACTCTCTTTGTATCGATTCCTAATATACTCTTCCCATCATTACTTTTATACAATATATCTCTATTCTATACCAAATCCTATCTTTCATTCAAGTAGATTGTATTATTTATTCATATCATGCAATTTTTTTATGAATAGCCTTACTAAAAGGCTTTTATTCTTGCCTTAATGCTTCTAATACACTAATCTTTGCTGCACGATTGGCTGGATACAATCCAGCTAGTATTCCAACGACAACGGAAAAGATAATTGCAAACAGAGCAAGGCCTGGTGAGATATAAGCAATGCTTATGGTTTCTGTCGTTCCTGCCTGGGCACTTATGGCTATTCCTGCAATAAGATTAATAAGATTTGCGACAAGATAACTTATTATAAGCCCAGCTACTCCGCCCATAAGTCCAATGAAAGAAGCCTCATACAAAAATTGAGTTCTTATATCATTAACGGATGCGCCAATAACCTTATTTACGCCGATTTCTTTTGTCCTTTCGTAAATAGACATAATCATAGTATTCGTGATTCCAATTGCTGCTACAAGTAAGGCAATGCTTCCTACACCACCTAAGAATATTTGCAAATACTTGAATACAGAGCCAATGGATTCTAGCATATCCTTAGTAGAATAAGCCATGTAGCCCATTTCGTTAATCTCCTTACTCAGACTATCTACAACCTCTGTATCCTCTGCTATTACTCGAATAGAAGAGTAACCTTGGGTTTCTATAATTTGGCTACTACCCGTCATTTTTATAAGCGCCTCTATATCCATAATAGCTGAATAATCTTCGGTGCCACCAGAAGCTGTTAAAATACCTGAGATTTTTGTTCTGTTCTTATTTTCTACCATTTCTGTAGGACTCTGTTCTGACTGAAAATCAAGACTTTCCTCTGCGTCTTCATCTTGAGCTATTTCGTCTGCCTTAACTTCTTCCTCTTCTAGAGATTCTTGTATCATATTCATGGTAATGATTGTAGCAGGTTTTCGTACCATATTTTTATCACCAATAGTCTTTTCGATCTCTTCTAATAATGCACTACCTATTAAAATCTCATTATTTCGAGGGAATCTTCCATCCTCTAATTTATATCCTAAATCATCAGCTTGATGCATATCTACTCCAACGAGCTGTATGCCAATTCGATCCCTGCCTACACTTAGCTCCCCACTTGTCATATACAGGGGTGTGACTGCTTTTACACCATCTAATTTTTCTAAATCTGCTACATCTTT is a genomic window of Alkalibaculum bacchi containing:
- the metG gene encoding methionine--tRNA ligase; protein product: MSKNFYITTPIYYPSDKLHIGHTYTTVAADAMSRYKKLMGYDVFFLTGTDEHGQKIQQRAEESGITPKEYVDPIVADIKKLWEVMNIDYNHFIRTTDPYHIESVQKIFKRLYDQGDIYKSYYEGWYCTPCESFWTESQLEDGKCPDCGRDVSQEREEAYFFKMSKYAGRLIEYIESHPEFIQPESRKNEMLNNFLRPGLQDLCVSRTTFDWGIPVEFAPGHVVYVWIDALSNYITALGYLNSRPQLMEKYWPADVQLIGKDILRFHTIYWPIMLMALDLPLPKQVFGHGWILLKGGKMSKSKGNVIDPVQLVEKYGVDALRYYVLREMPFGSDGSYNEESLISRTNSDLANDLGNLLSRTVSMTEKYFDGVIPSTREGDDLDKEISQLALKTSKEVEKYMDKLEFSNALTSIWKLVSRANKYIDETTPWILGKDPEKAPRLAQVLYNLSEILRMVGIMIIPFMPHTSEKLLEQINVNKDLATWDSLSEFGLYPEETKVKKGQQLFPRIDIKEEEKKEEKQVEKKKEKNKGKEKNPEIEEITIDDFAKVQLKTGEIIEAKAHPDADKLLVLQIKIGHETRQIVSGIAKYYSPDQLVGKKVVVVCNLKPVKLRGVESQGMVLAAANKKELNLVTIDGDMEAGNTVS
- a CDS encoding ABC transporter permease; translated protein: MFDKDIVKLAWMSLWRRKLRTILTMVGIMIGTAGIVIMISLGVGLERSVTGELEEINMTSIEVYPPYDMAGTSGENQIKELKKKDVADLEKLDGVKAVTPLYMTSGELSVGRDRIGIQLVGVDMHQADDLGYKLEDGRFPRNNEILIGSALLEEIEKTIGDKNMVRKPATIITMNMIQESLEEEEVKADEIAQDEDAEESLDFQSEQSPTEMVENKNRTKISGILTASGGTEDYSAIMDIEALIKMTGSSQIIETQGYSSIRVIAEDTEVVDSLSKEINEMGYMAYSTKDMLESIGSVFKYLQIFLGGVGSIALLVAAIGITNTMIMSIYERTKEIGVNKVIGASVNDIRTQFLYEASFIGLMGGVAGLIISYLVANLINLIAGIAISAQAGTTETISIAYISPGLALFAIIFSVVVGILAGLYPANRAAKISVLEALRQE